From a region of the Panicum virgatum strain AP13 chromosome 2K, P.virgatum_v5, whole genome shotgun sequence genome:
- the LOC120696178 gene encoding uncharacterized protein LOC120696178, with amino-acid sequence MAGVREEEFDEGDVWDVLHGDHHDQAGSTAAAAALVATPPRNRRASGKDKKPAVAKGDGVAMGRPRPSAPVAIPAGSGSSRRGGGGEEDEEDGGEMLPPHEWLARKMERVGVSSPPDQACRGRSKGRELTKVRDAVLPKTAFSEQM; translated from the coding sequence ATGGCCGGAGTCCGGGAAGAAGAGTTCGACGAGGGAGACGTGTGGGACGTGCTGCACGGCGATCACCATGATCAGGccggcagcacggcggcggcggcggcgctcgtggcGACTCCTCCAAGGAATAGGAGGGCCAGCGGCAAGGACAAGAAGCCCGCCGTGGCCAAGGGCGACGGTGTGGCTATGGGCAGGCCGAGGCCGTCGGCGCCGGTGGCCATCCCGGCCGGCAGCGGCTCgtcgaggcgcggcggcggcggcgaggaggacgaggaggacggaggGGAGATGCTGCCGCCGCACGAGTGGCTGGCGAGGAAGATGGAGCGGGTGGGCGTGTCGTCGCCGCCGGACCAGGCGTGCAGGGGGCGGAGCAAGGGCCGGGAGCTCACCAAGGTCAGGGACGCCGTGCtccccaagaccgccttctccgAGCAAATGTAA
- the LOC120689340 gene encoding autophagy-related protein 8A, producing the protein MAKTCFKMEHELEKRQSESARIRDKYPDRIPVIVEKAGKTDVPEIDKKKYLVPADLTVGQFIYVVRKRIKLSPEKAIFVFVKNTLPPTASLMSAIYEENKDEDGFLYMTYSGENTFGSA; encoded by the exons ATGGCCAAGACTTGCTTCAAGATGGAGCATGAACTAG AGAAGAGGCAGTCTGAATCTGCCAGGATCAGGGATAAGTACCCAGACAGAATTCCC GTGATTGTTGAGAAAGCTGGCAAGACTGATGTTCCAGAGATCGATAAAAAGAA GTACCTTGTCCCTGCTGATCTCACCGTTGGCCAATTTATCTATGTGGTGAGAAAGAGGATCAAGTTGAGCCCAGAGAAGGCTATCTTTGTCTTTGTGAAGAACACTTTGCCACCCACTG CCTCTTTGATGTCTGCGATCTACGAGGAGAACAAAGACGAGGACGGCTTCCTCTACATGACTTACAGTGGCGAGAACACCTTCGGCTCTGCCTAA